Proteins from a single region of Streptomyces sp. TN58:
- a CDS encoding homoserine O-acetyltransferase/O-succinyltransferase family protein, with the protein MSTIVSGRPGRLPRIGIVNLMPNAEQYENWLMPQLSLAGPFELQWIRISSRRYHLDDPARIAATYRTYKEATADAPLDGLIVSGAAVEHLPFEEVRFMDELNDMVQDVHAQGSPLLGLCWGAMGVGHLVYGLPKDIYSAKISGMYETELLAQDGPIASSLDDRFWSTHSRFAGFDDKALDASTTVRALARAEGAGTVIAESYDHSVLMHTGHPEYYGSRLAEEYRRDVDQQVAGVRAPVGVDLDQPLRLWRSHSLAFFASWVRLVGDQSAAR; encoded by the coding sequence ATGAGCACGATCGTGTCCGGACGCCCCGGCCGGCTGCCGCGCATCGGCATCGTCAACCTGATGCCGAACGCGGAGCAGTACGAGAACTGGCTGATGCCGCAGCTTTCCCTGGCCGGCCCCTTCGAACTCCAGTGGATCCGGATCTCCTCCCGCCGCTACCACCTGGACGACCCGGCCCGCATCGCCGCGACGTACCGCACCTACAAGGAAGCGACCGCCGACGCACCGCTGGACGGCCTGATCGTCAGCGGTGCCGCGGTGGAGCACCTCCCCTTCGAGGAGGTGCGGTTCATGGACGAGCTGAACGACATGGTGCAGGACGTCCACGCGCAGGGATCACCGCTGCTCGGCCTGTGCTGGGGCGCGATGGGCGTGGGCCACCTGGTCTACGGGCTGCCCAAGGACATCTACAGCGCCAAGATCTCCGGCATGTACGAGACCGAGCTGCTGGCGCAGGACGGTCCCATCGCCTCGTCCCTCGACGACCGCTTCTGGTCGACGCACAGCCGCTTCGCCGGCTTCGACGACAAGGCGCTGGACGCCAGCACCACCGTCCGCGCCCTGGCCCGGGCCGAGGGCGCCGGCACCGTCATCGCCGAGTCCTACGACCACTCCGTCCTCATGCACACCGGCCACCCCGAGTACTACGGGTCGCGGCTGGCGGAGGAGTACCGCCGGGACGTGGACCAGCAGGTGGCGGGCGTACGGGCACCGGTCGGCGTCGACCTCGACCAGCCGCTGCGGCTGTGGCGCAGCCACAGCCTGGCGTTCTTCGCCAGCTGGGTCCGGCTGGTCGGCGACCAGTCGGCCGCGCGCTAG
- a CDS encoding AfsR/SARP family transcriptional regulator: MAFQFRVLGPITAWRDGLAVRLNGRKTRSVLAALLLRSEHVVPVERLVAILWGESPPPTAVAQIQKCVSQLRGEFGPELIVRSGNGYRLQLGEHRFDLLTFDQAVADARAALAEDRRLDALEAYCAGLAQWRGEPLADGTDELIRTESPALEERRIGVLMERIETELALGRHGELVSELKALVGEQPLRERLRGQLMLALYRCGRVADALAVYQAGRTLLAEELGLEPGGELQRLHEAILVGGPGLDLPRKAPDEAPERVWSPIVPVVPAQLPPSIADFTGRTDHVGRIRETLTTGDKESLALVALSGKGGVGKSTLAVQAARRVAAQFPDGQLYIRLRTADTRPLDPLVALKRFLRALGVGEEGIPDDLEECSELFRSRTASSRMLILLDDAVSEAQVRPLLPGSPGCVVLITSRPRLTGLESATHLDLDVFNAEESGALIERIAGRHRVAGDEATTAEIARLCGYLPLAVRIAAARLAQHSQGGITRFARRLADERRRLDVLVSGDLEVRATLATGYRELGPREREAFCLLGLIDAPDFASWLLAPLLRITIDEAEDLIEELVSTQLLDVVGCDVAGQTRYRYHNLVRLYAKERADAEYSQAQCREALARVLDGWLTLSTTAAQRITGERSQEWPAAPRGTTERYDAFDRSDVDYIVEDPYLWFEAERPALASAVAMACANGFGRIAWELADSTTGFLELRHLYDDWEAGHRLALAAADADGDTLGVGVMSLRLANLRCIRKDPEAGLELVDRAAALFEDLGIGALRSECLVIRAGALRALGRLGPALTEATRATELAQESPSRLAQALAARELGTIRYEQGRWEPASAAFEDAVRLGRLAGNRREEALALRHWAVVLRHRGELQEAREKAETALAAFHELGDRPYEAFSGLTLGLCLLELRDPAARRFIEEGHAVLRDMNLEFGMGELFYVLASLELADGHLDRAVDRLAQSIRLLGAEPVHHVLLSAVELLCRALDAEDRAAGQVLRLELTELAACIGTPAPAHRIDSILALVARRVTGRNPVVTLSRVPVLQPLH, from the coding sequence GTGGCATTCCAGTTCCGTGTTCTCGGGCCGATCACGGCATGGCGTGACGGACTCGCAGTAAGGCTCAACGGGCGCAAGACCAGATCGGTGCTCGCCGCGTTGCTGCTCCGCTCAGAACACGTCGTTCCGGTGGAACGGCTCGTCGCGATCCTGTGGGGGGAGTCGCCGCCGCCGACAGCCGTGGCCCAGATCCAGAAGTGCGTGTCCCAACTGCGCGGCGAGTTCGGCCCGGAGCTGATCGTCCGGTCGGGCAACGGCTACCGCCTGCAGCTCGGCGAGCACCGCTTCGATCTGCTGACCTTCGACCAGGCCGTCGCCGACGCGCGGGCCGCGCTCGCCGAGGACCGCCGGCTCGACGCCCTGGAGGCGTACTGCGCCGGGCTCGCCCAGTGGCGGGGGGAGCCACTGGCCGATGGCACGGACGAGCTGATACGGACGGAGTCGCCGGCGCTGGAGGAGCGCCGGATCGGGGTGCTCATGGAGCGCATCGAGACGGAGCTGGCCCTGGGCCGGCACGGCGAACTCGTCAGCGAACTCAAGGCGCTCGTCGGGGAGCAGCCGCTGCGCGAGCGGCTGCGCGGACAGCTGATGCTGGCGCTCTACCGCTGCGGCCGGGTGGCCGACGCACTCGCCGTCTACCAGGCCGGGCGCACCCTCCTCGCCGAGGAACTCGGCCTCGAACCAGGCGGCGAGCTGCAACGCCTCCACGAGGCGATCCTGGTCGGCGGCCCCGGCCTGGACCTGCCCCGCAAGGCGCCCGACGAGGCGCCCGAGCGCGTCTGGTCGCCGATCGTCCCGGTCGTACCGGCCCAGCTCCCGCCCTCGATAGCCGACTTCACCGGACGCACCGACCACGTCGGCCGCATCCGCGAGACGCTGACGACGGGGGACAAGGAGTCGCTGGCCCTGGTCGCCCTCTCCGGCAAGGGCGGGGTCGGCAAGTCCACCCTCGCCGTGCAGGCCGCGCGCCGCGTCGCCGCGCAGTTCCCCGACGGGCAGCTGTACATACGCCTGCGGACGGCCGACACCCGGCCGCTCGACCCCCTGGTGGCGCTCAAACGCTTCCTGCGCGCGCTCGGTGTAGGCGAGGAGGGCATACCCGACGACCTGGAGGAGTGCAGCGAGCTCTTCCGCAGCCGGACCGCCTCCTCCCGCATGCTCATCCTGCTCGACGACGCCGTCAGCGAGGCCCAGGTCAGACCGCTGCTCCCCGGCTCGCCCGGCTGCGTCGTCCTCATCACCAGCCGGCCGCGGCTCACCGGCCTGGAATCCGCCACCCACCTCGACCTCGACGTCTTCAACGCGGAGGAATCCGGGGCGCTCATCGAGCGGATCGCGGGGCGCCACCGCGTCGCCGGCGACGAGGCGACCACGGCGGAGATCGCCCGGCTCTGCGGCTACCTGCCCCTCGCCGTACGCATCGCGGCCGCCCGGCTCGCCCAGCACTCCCAGGGCGGCATCACCCGGTTCGCCCGCCGCCTGGCCGACGAGCGGCGGCGGCTGGACGTACTGGTCTCCGGCGACCTGGAGGTGCGGGCCACCCTCGCCACCGGCTACCGGGAACTGGGGCCGCGCGAGCGCGAGGCGTTCTGCCTGCTGGGCCTGATCGACGCGCCGGACTTCGCGTCCTGGTTACTCGCGCCGCTGCTGCGGATCACCATCGACGAGGCCGAGGACCTGATCGAGGAACTCGTCAGCACCCAGCTCCTCGACGTCGTCGGCTGCGACGTCGCCGGTCAGACCCGGTACCGGTACCACAACCTGGTCCGCCTGTACGCCAAGGAGCGGGCCGACGCCGAGTACTCGCAGGCACAGTGCCGCGAGGCGCTCGCCAGGGTGCTCGACGGGTGGCTCACCCTGTCCACCACGGCCGCGCAGCGCATCACCGGTGAGCGCTCCCAGGAATGGCCGGCCGCGCCGCGGGGCACGACGGAACGCTACGACGCCTTCGACCGATCCGACGTCGACTACATCGTCGAGGACCCCTACCTGTGGTTCGAGGCCGAGCGCCCGGCCCTGGCGTCCGCGGTCGCGATGGCCTGCGCGAACGGATTCGGCCGGATCGCCTGGGAGCTGGCCGACAGCACGACCGGCTTCCTGGAGCTGCGCCACCTCTACGACGACTGGGAAGCCGGCCACCGCCTCGCCCTCGCGGCGGCCGACGCCGACGGCGACACCCTCGGTGTCGGCGTCATGTCCCTGCGGCTGGCCAACCTGCGGTGCATCCGCAAGGACCCCGAGGCCGGCCTGGAACTCGTCGACCGGGCGGCCGCGCTCTTCGAGGACCTGGGCATCGGCGCCCTGCGCAGCGAGTGTCTGGTGATCCGCGCCGGGGCGCTGCGGGCGCTGGGCCGGCTGGGGCCCGCCCTCACCGAGGCGACGCGGGCCACCGAGCTGGCACAGGAGTCCCCCAGCCGGCTCGCGCAGGCCCTCGCCGCCCGCGAACTGGGCACGATCCGTTACGAGCAGGGGCGCTGGGAGCCGGCGTCGGCGGCCTTCGAGGACGCGGTCCGGCTCGGCCGCCTCGCCGGCAACCGGCGCGAGGAAGCCCTGGCGCTGCGGCACTGGGCCGTCGTACTGCGCCACCGCGGGGAGCTCCAGGAGGCGCGGGAGAAGGCGGAGACAGCCCTCGCCGCCTTCCACGAACTGGGCGACCGCCCCTACGAGGCGTTCAGCGGCCTCACCCTCGGCCTGTGCCTGCTGGAACTGCGCGACCCGGCCGCCCGGCGGTTCATCGAGGAGGGGCACGCCGTACTGCGGGACATGAACCTGGAGTTCGGGATGGGCGAGCTCTTCTACGTGCTGGCCTCGCTGGAGCTCGCCGACGGCCACCTCGACCGGGCCGTCGACCGGCTGGCCCAGTCCATCCGGCTGCTCGGCGCGGAGCCCGTCCACCACGTACTGCTCTCCGCCGTCGAGCTGCTGTGCCGTGCGCTGGACGCCGAGGACCGGGCGGCGGGCCAGGTGCTGCGCCTGGAGCTGACCGAACTGGCCGCCTGCATCGGCACCCCCGCGCCGGCCCACCGGATCGACTCGATCCTCGCCCTGGTTGCACGCAGAGTGACCGGAAGGAATCCGGTAGTGACTCTGTCTAGAGTTCCGGTTCTGCAACCGCTCCACTGA
- a CDS encoding MFS transporter, giving the protein MTSTQGREDTAGRRGVLANRDFVKLWSGQTVSLVGSQVTDIALPLAAVITLNASAFQIGLLNVARFAPYVLVTLLAGVWFDRRRRKPTLIAADAVRVLLIGALPVAHLLGVLSLPWLYAVGFLAGVATVLFDVGILSYIPGLVDKDDLADANSKMTASYSVAGIAGPGLAGFLVGALTAPVALTVGAATYLASAVALWWIRRAEAEPERPAEAKSVRADIVEGLRTVVGSRILRHLATQSAVFNLFENVMTTVFLVYAVRTLELSPFQLGLVVGAGSVGALLGATFSGRISKRLGFGPALRLVTLLACLSPVLLLVPGGTGLFSLVVLGATLAVHGFNLAVFNVNSLTLRQTVTPARLLGRMNASYRLILYGTIPLGALLAGSLASVFGLRTALAVGVAGIALPAVWITFSPVYRLREMPEGPVDTDQPASVAPSRAAES; this is encoded by the coding sequence ATGACCAGCACGCAGGGGCGTGAGGACACCGCGGGCCGACGCGGCGTCCTCGCCAACCGGGACTTCGTCAAACTCTGGAGCGGGCAGACGGTCTCCCTCGTCGGCTCGCAGGTGACCGACATCGCGCTGCCGCTGGCGGCGGTCATCACCCTGAACGCCAGCGCGTTCCAGATCGGCCTGCTCAACGTCGCCAGGTTCGCACCGTACGTCCTGGTGACCCTGCTGGCCGGAGTCTGGTTCGACCGGCGGCGCAGGAAGCCGACCCTGATCGCGGCCGACGCGGTCCGGGTGCTGCTGATCGGCGCGTTGCCGGTGGCCCACCTGCTCGGCGTGCTCTCGCTCCCGTGGCTCTACGCCGTCGGGTTCCTGGCCGGCGTGGCGACGGTCCTCTTCGACGTGGGGATCCTCTCCTACATCCCGGGACTCGTCGACAAGGACGACCTGGCGGACGCCAACAGCAAGATGACGGCCAGCTACTCGGTGGCCGGCATCGCCGGCCCCGGGCTGGCCGGCTTCCTGGTCGGCGCGCTGACCGCGCCCGTCGCGCTGACCGTGGGCGCCGCCACCTACCTGGCATCGGCCGTCGCCCTGTGGTGGATCCGCAGGGCGGAAGCCGAACCGGAACGGCCCGCCGAGGCGAAGTCGGTACGCGCCGACATCGTCGAGGGCCTGCGCACGGTCGTCGGCAGCCGCATCCTGCGGCACCTGGCGACCCAGTCCGCGGTGTTCAACCTGTTCGAGAACGTCATGACGACCGTCTTCCTGGTCTACGCGGTCAGGACCCTGGAACTGAGCCCCTTCCAGCTCGGCCTGGTCGTCGGCGCCGGCTCCGTCGGCGCGCTGCTCGGCGCGACGTTCTCCGGACGCATCAGCAAGCGCCTCGGCTTCGGCCCGGCGCTGCGCCTGGTCACGCTGCTGGCCTGCCTGTCGCCCGTACTGCTGCTCGTACCCGGCGGCACCGGCCTGTTCTCCCTGGTCGTCCTCGGCGCGACGCTCGCCGTCCACGGATTCAACCTGGCCGTCTTCAACGTCAACTCGCTCACCCTGCGCCAGACCGTCACACCGGCCCGCCTGCTGGGGCGGATGAACGCCAGCTACCGGCTCATCCTCTACGGCACGATCCCGCTCGGCGCACTGCTGGCAGGCTCGCTGGCCTCCGTCTTCGGCCTGCGCACCGCCCTCGCCGTCGGCGTCGCGGGCATCGCCCTGCCGGCCGTCTGGATCACCTTCTCGCCCGTCTACCGGCTGCGGGAGATGCCCGAGGGCCCCGTCGACACGGACCAGCCCGCAAGCGTCGCGCCGTCACGCGCGGCCGAGTCGTGA
- a CDS encoding lysine N(6)-hydroxylase/L-ornithine N(5)-oxygenase family protein, giving the protein MHDAYDVLCVGYGPANVAVAVAFEELWPQARVKFIEREPGPYWQRAMLLDGSDIQNNPLRDLVTPRNPRSRYTFTNFLHEQGRLFKHLNLPSHYPLRKEYARYVQWVAQNVRADVDYGREVTGIDVTATGDGPLVEVATADGTTYRGRSVVVAPGRTPNVPEVFSGVPAPHLFHTSQFLPNIADLDRDFDGTLAVVGASQSAVEVVLDLIARFPAARIVNVMTGFGYRLKDTSPFSEEVYFPEFVEYYFHASEEGKKRLRDQLRPTNYSAADADVVSALYMRMYEDELDGRERIRLCTNRRVEAVERTPEGVALDLTEHITGERERVHADRVVLATGYLDLGITGRTEQLPPLLKDLTQVLGVTDGRPLSVGYDYGVVPHPAFEGEVPPIFVNGLCESTHGLGDAGSFSLLALRSQAIVESLERRLVAEQGAADLVAAQASGSDL; this is encoded by the coding sequence GTGCACGATGCCTATGACGTTCTCTGCGTCGGATACGGACCAGCGAACGTCGCCGTCGCCGTCGCGTTCGAGGAGCTGTGGCCGCAGGCCCGGGTGAAGTTCATCGAGCGGGAGCCCGGCCCCTACTGGCAGCGCGCCATGCTCCTGGACGGCTCCGACATCCAGAACAACCCGCTGCGCGACCTGGTGACCCCGCGCAACCCGCGCAGCCGCTACACCTTCACCAACTTCCTGCACGAGCAGGGCCGCCTCTTCAAACACCTCAACCTGCCCTCCCACTACCCGCTGCGCAAGGAGTACGCGCGCTACGTCCAGTGGGTCGCCCAGAACGTGCGGGCGGACGTGGACTACGGCCGCGAGGTCACCGGCATCGACGTGACCGCGACCGGTGACGGCCCGCTCGTCGAGGTCGCCACCGCCGACGGCACGACCTACCGCGGACGCTCCGTCGTGGTGGCCCCCGGCCGTACGCCCAACGTCCCCGAGGTCTTCTCCGGCGTGCCGGCCCCGCACCTGTTCCACACCTCCCAGTTCCTCCCCAACATCGCCGACCTGGACCGGGACTTCGACGGCACGCTCGCCGTCGTGGGCGCCAGCCAGAGCGCGGTCGAGGTGGTGCTCGACCTGATCGCGCGCTTCCCCGCCGCCCGGATCGTCAACGTGATGACCGGCTTCGGCTACCGGCTCAAGGACACCAGCCCCTTCTCCGAGGAGGTCTACTTCCCGGAGTTCGTCGAGTACTACTTCCACGCGTCGGAGGAGGGCAAGAAGCGGCTGCGCGACCAGCTGCGGCCCACCAACTACTCCGCCGCCGACGCGGACGTGGTCAGCGCCCTGTACATGCGCATGTACGAGGACGAGCTGGACGGCCGCGAGCGCATACGCCTGTGCACCAACCGCCGTGTCGAGGCCGTGGAGCGCACGCCCGAGGGCGTGGCGCTGGACCTCACCGAGCACATCACCGGTGAGCGCGAGCGCGTCCACGCCGACCGCGTCGTCCTCGCCACCGGCTACCTGGACCTGGGGATCACCGGCCGTACCGAGCAGCTTCCGCCGCTGCTGAAGGACCTGACGCAGGTGCTCGGCGTGACGGACGGCCGGCCGCTGTCCGTCGGCTACGACTACGGCGTGGTCCCGCACCCGGCCTTCGAGGGCGAGGTGCCGCCGATCTTCGTCAACGGGCTGTGCGAGTCCACGCACGGGCTCGGTGACGCGGGCTCGTTCAGCCTGCTGGCGCTGCGCTCCCAGGCCATCGTCGAAAGCCTTGAGCGGCGCCTGGTCGCCGAACAGGGCGCTGCCGACCTGGTCGCCGCCCAGGCGTCCGGTTCCGACCTCTGA
- a CDS encoding aspartate aminotransferase family protein, with product MQTLEATSPRPAVDLTQPGPNGRVLLDSQAATESNARTYPRRIPVAIAEASGSHITDVDGRRYIDFLSGAGVLALGHNHPELVAAVTAQLPKLTHGLDFPTPVRDEFKRRQIGMLPEHIRDDYKMHFCGPTGSDAVEAAIKLCKKSTGRGQVVVFQGAYHGSTQGAMSLTSEHAPKTGLHNLLPGIHFTPYSYCHRCPVGLAPQSCSTNCADVLVNTLTDTHGGVQLPAAIIMELVQGEGGAIPARREFVHRVADTARELGIPLIVDEVQTGCGRTGTWFAFEQYGITPDVVVASKGLSGMGLPVAAILYRRHLDTWTPGSHIGTFRGNNLAFASANAFLDVVEREDLLAHVRKIGDHLLGELNVLGDSPLVSDVRGLGLMLGMEMAAAPTADATEVAARFQQEALRRGLIVELGGRGDSVVRLLPPLNITVEVADEAVAILRDALTTLEAELAAEAGR from the coding sequence ATGCAGACGCTCGAAGCGACTTCGCCGAGACCGGCGGTCGACCTCACCCAGCCCGGACCCAACGGACGCGTGCTGCTCGACAGCCAGGCGGCCACCGAGTCCAACGCCCGCACCTACCCGCGCCGGATACCCGTCGCGATAGCCGAGGCGTCCGGGTCCCACATCACCGACGTCGACGGCCGCCGCTACATCGACTTCCTCTCCGGCGCGGGCGTCCTCGCCCTGGGCCACAACCACCCCGAGCTGGTCGCGGCCGTCACCGCCCAGCTGCCGAAGCTGACGCACGGCCTGGACTTCCCGACCCCGGTGCGCGACGAGTTCAAACGCCGCCAGATCGGGATGCTCCCGGAGCACATCCGGGACGACTACAAGATGCACTTCTGCGGGCCCACCGGCTCGGACGCGGTCGAGGCCGCGATCAAACTGTGCAAAAAATCCACCGGCCGCGGCCAGGTCGTCGTCTTCCAGGGCGCCTACCACGGCTCCACCCAGGGGGCCATGTCCCTCACCTCGGAGCACGCGCCCAAGACCGGCCTGCACAACCTGCTGCCGGGCATCCACTTCACCCCGTACTCCTACTGCCACCGCTGCCCGGTCGGCCTCGCTCCGCAGAGCTGCAGCACCAACTGCGCCGACGTCCTGGTGAACACGCTCACCGACACCCACGGCGGGGTGCAGCTGCCGGCCGCGATCATCATGGAGCTGGTCCAGGGCGAGGGCGGCGCCATCCCGGCCCGCCGCGAGTTCGTCCACCGGGTCGCCGACACCGCCCGCGAGCTCGGCATCCCCCTGATCGTGGACGAGGTCCAGACCGGCTGCGGCCGTACCGGAACCTGGTTCGCCTTCGAGCAGTACGGCATCACCCCCGACGTCGTCGTCGCCTCCAAGGGCCTGTCCGGAATGGGGCTGCCCGTCGCGGCCATCCTCTACCGCCGGCACCTGGACACCTGGACGCCGGGCAGCCACATCGGCACCTTCCGCGGCAACAACCTCGCCTTCGCCAGCGCCAACGCCTTCCTCGACGTCGTCGAGCGCGAGGACCTGCTCGCCCACGTCCGCAAGATCGGCGACCACCTGCTCGGCGAGCTGAACGTGCTCGGCGACAGCCCGCTGGTCTCCGACGTACGCGGCCTGGGCCTGATGCTCGGCATGGAGATGGCCGCCGCACCGACGGCCGACGCCACCGAGGTCGCCGCCCGGTTCCAGCAGGAGGCGCTGCGCCGGGGCCTGATCGTCGAGCTCGGCGGCCGGGGCGACAGCGTGGTGCGGCTGCTGCCGCCGCTGAACATCACCGTGGAGGTCGCCGACGAGGCCGTGGCGATCCTGCGCGACGCCCTCACCACGCTGGAGGCGGAACTCGCCGCGGAGGCCGGCCGATGA
- a CDS encoding aspartate kinase yields the protein MPASAAAPAGGPSGRPLRPVVWKFGGSSVGDMDRLRRVAQRLVDARRAGADVVAVLSAMSDTTDDLLEMANGLTTQPDARELDALLATGESMSCALAAIAVHELGERAVSLNGRQAGVLTDTAHGNARMRSIDPARIVAALEQGLIVLVTGYQGVTDDGDVTTLGRGGSDASAIAVAAALGLPACDIWTDVPGVFTADPRVVPDARRLDRLSHEAMLQLAEAGAQVMQPRAVELAAAHGVAIHVRSSFTGEPGTWITEVREEHDMFETARITGVAHRRHDPLYQVDGLTPAQVSAALAGHGLPVGSIIGSPGELRFTSPGAEPQSVIAALGDIGAAVAVHDEELGSVSVAGDACGNRSEVTLRILESLESTGIRPVLVTSTPSRVSCHVASGAVDEAARVLHSAFGLHTDAAAPQPVGAGRAN from the coding sequence GTGCCCGCTTCCGCGGCCGCGCCCGCGGGGGGCCCGTCCGGCCGCCCGCTGCGCCCGGTGGTGTGGAAGTTCGGCGGCTCCTCGGTCGGCGACATGGACCGGCTGCGCCGGGTCGCCCAGCGGCTGGTGGACGCCAGGCGCGCCGGGGCGGACGTCGTCGCGGTCCTGTCCGCGATGTCGGACACCACCGACGACCTGCTGGAGATGGCGAACGGTCTCACGACACAGCCCGACGCCCGGGAGCTCGACGCGCTCCTGGCGACCGGCGAGTCCATGTCGTGCGCGCTCGCCGCGATCGCCGTACACGAACTCGGCGAGCGCGCCGTCTCCCTCAACGGCCGGCAGGCCGGAGTCCTGACCGACACCGCGCACGGCAACGCCCGTATGCGGTCGATCGACCCGGCCCGGATCGTGGCGGCCCTGGAGCAGGGCCTGATCGTCCTGGTCACCGGCTACCAGGGCGTCACCGACGACGGTGACGTCACCACCCTGGGCCGCGGCGGCTCGGACGCCTCGGCCATCGCCGTGGCGGCCGCGCTGGGACTGCCCGCATGCGACATCTGGACCGACGTCCCGGGGGTCTTCACCGCCGACCCCCGGGTCGTCCCCGACGCGCGGCGCCTGGACCGGCTCAGCCACGAGGCGATGCTCCAACTGGCCGAGGCCGGCGCGCAGGTCATGCAGCCCCGGGCCGTGGAGCTCGCCGCCGCGCACGGTGTCGCCATCCACGTCCGGTCCTCGTTCACCGGCGAACCCGGCACGTGGATCACAGAAGTCAGGGAGGAGCACGACATGTTCGAGACGGCCCGGATCACCGGTGTCGCCCACCGCCGGCACGACCCGCTCTACCAGGTCGACGGCCTGACACCCGCCCAGGTGTCGGCGGCCCTCGCGGGCCACGGCCTGCCGGTCGGTTCCATCATCGGCAGCCCGGGCGAACTCCGCTTCACCTCGCCGGGAGCCGAACCGCAGTCGGTCATCGCCGCCCTCGGCGACATCGGTGCCGCCGTCGCCGTCCACGACGAGGAGCTGGGCAGTGTGAGCGTCGCCGGGGACGCCTGCGGCAACCGCTCCGAGGTCACCCTGCGGATCCTGGAATCCCTGGAAAGCACCGGCATCAGGCCGGTGTTGGTCACCAGCACCCCCAGCCGGGTCTCCTGCCACGTCGCCTCCGGCGCCGTCGACGAGGCCGCCCGGGTCCTGCACAGCGCCTTCGGCCTGCACACCGACGCTGCCGCCCCGCAGCCCGTCGGCGCGGGACGAGCCAACTGA